The nucleotide window TAAAgcatttattaaacaaaaataattcacGCAAGTTGCATTTCAAAGCAACCAACTCAATTATAGCTTTATAGTTAACCAGATCTAGTATTAGTCCGGTTATTAGATTTGTAGGTCTAACCGGTCATGACAACCAACACGTACCGCCGCTAAATGAGGAACTAGATTAGCCCATAAATTGTTATCTTAATAGCACTAAGCAGTCTAAACTACGGTATGTTTTCCAGCAAGCTCCACGTTTAATACCGTGTTTATCAAATAATTAAGTGCTAATCCGAATCAGATCAAGATGATAATTGAAAAGCATCTCCCTAACAAACCATGTGGTGGCTTCATGAGTTTTTACTAATTAAAACTTAAAGAGAGGCGACAAAATATTAGAACGAATATCCATCAACGTGAAAATCTTATAAGTTATGTCTTCTTATGtcctttaattttattttctttcaattATTTCCGGCAAATATATGTGTCAAGTGAGTCAGTTCATGCACGCTGTTTCCATACTAATGTTTAATGTTTTGTTGCCTGCCAAATAAATGATTATGCATGGCCATGGCCAGGGGATGGTGGTTTGTGAAAGCAAGTGGACCTTGGTTCTTAACGCGTAACCATttattccaattttttttttttggtttatacaAAGACATAGTAGtaataataatcaaattaaattcTTATAGCCAATTAAATCCAAGATAAATTTTGGTTTGTAACATAAAAACAACAAAGATGGAAATCTACTTATCCTTTGGttcattaattaatatatatatatatatatatatatatatatatatatatatatatatatatataccatgaaattctagattcaaaccttaaaaatgtaatttatgatcatttatgCAAACAGAAATTTCAGatgtatattttcataaaacagTTCATCAGTGTgagttaaatataataattttacatGAATTATTATAAAACGTAACTTTAACATGTAAAATTGTTTGTTGTAGAACTCTCGATATAATAATTCTCATATTTGTATGAAAACAACATGTAATGTATATAtctttgttttctattttattcaAGTATTTAACTCATACAAATAATGAAAAAATCGGACAAAAACGCAAATAAActgaaattttgaagaaaaaggaCGAGATCATATGAGAGTTGACAATGTTAATGTGTTAGGGCATTAAGCAATGAGACCCGAGTACTAATCAAACCCCTAAACACTTTCTCACTCCCACATTCAATTTCAACGATCGAATTCTCCAACTCCATCATCTTCTTAGTAAGAATCTTCACTTCTTCGTTTTTCTTCTTGCTCAATCCAACTAAGCTCTTCTCCtcgacttgcttcagctcctcgATCCCTTCACAGTTCTTGTCTCTCTTCTCAGACCTCTTAAGAAACCCAACAAACGTCGTCGTCTTACTCGAACGTATAGATAAATAGACTCCGTTGAAAAGCGCCACAGACACCAAAACAGTGACCTCGATGACGTCACCGATGACCGACGCTAGCTCAGCCTCACCGTACGAACCGTTTAAAACATCCACGTGGCAGCGGTTGTACTTCGTCTTCGGCTCGCGTATAGATGACGTCAGCTTCGCTATATCCCGCGCTAGAGCGCGGCGAGATTTTACGTAGGAGGAGATTTTGACGTCGTCTTTTCGCCGGAGGGCGACTTGAGCGGCGGACTGGTGCTCGCGGAGGGAGAGGACCGACGTGCGGAAGATGCCGTAGGCGTCGACGAAGCGGAGGAGGTCTTCGAGAAGATTTTCGAAGAACACGGGGCGGTTGCGGAGAGACTCCTGCGACTGAGGGAGGTGGAGGATGTCGGAGAGCGTTTCTTGGACGTCTCTGAGGAGGCTGAGACCGTCGGTGAGCCATGCGGTGGTGCGGCGGTCGAAGGAGGAGGACCAGGATTTGATCTGGGAGATCTCGTGGTTGATGTGGGAGATCAAAGGGTGTGATCTGCATGGGAGGCTGATGGATCTTGTGTGGTGAGAGACACGTGGCtttgatggtggtggtggacgGACGGTGGGTTTGTTAGGGAAAGAGAGTGATCGCCGGAAAACTCCAACCATGTTTcggaggaggagggagagagagagagagagagagagagagagagagagagagagagagagagagagaggataatGAGAAGGAGAGATGGTTTTGAATGTGTTTTGAAATGGTGAGAGAAGAGGAAGGAgcgttttgtttatatatacacatgtgAAAGAGCGTTGCACATCAACCAAGTTTGAGATGATGTGCACGTGGGAGAGCTtgctactttttaaaaaaaaaataattgcttTTGTTATTTCCCCAACTGTAAGTTTTTCTTTCTATTAATTCGGTTAAGAATCTTAAGATTACATTAATCTAGTAACCAACGCGTGAGTCACCCGGGGTGACAATGAGTTTTCTGCCTTTACATTAAGAGTTTATATGGGTGATGACTGATGAGGTAGATAATCTAAATTCTCATAGTACTCCAGGAAGAAGGTGCTCAAATACCTCATTTGACCATTAGGTACACCATGAACTCGTGTGTATCTTCTGTTTTTACCAACCAGATCTCTTCTGAATCTTTAAACAACGTTAATCTAAGGATCCTCAGTTATTTATGGTTATGTGACTTCGACATGATCCACCTTAATCCCGCCAAAATAATGTGAAACGAAATAAGCTCGTTCCTACCGTTGACATCGTCCTTGTCTCTCCTTGGACTTAACTTGCTGCTTCTTAATACCTATTATTCCGGTAACTTCTTCCACCGCACAAAACTGAAAATGCTAGATGTAACACTTCACATTTTATTcgtacatatataattattatgcaCCCATTAGACTTTTATTTTACATGGACGTACGTTAGGTCAACATCTGGGTAACGTTTTAACATTTTCTTAAGCCCTTATTAATCTCAAGCAAGGCCAAGATCATGTTATGTCAATAAATACATAGATTCGAAGGTAATCGTTATCTAGTGTGTGTTTCATATAGTTTATTAAGGTGAATAGTGGATTAATTTAATCAGATTTAACGAGTTAAAAGACATAACATATGTTCCATTTCAAGCGGAGAGGGGACACACGTGGGTTAGCCACCCTAGCTAAACCTTCAATCCAAAACTGCTCTCACCTTTCTAATAAAGTGGAGTAGTCACTATTCTATTGATTAATTATcacattaattttatataaataaatatacttgAGCTGAGTCTCCCGTAAACTAATTTGGTAGGGGCATAGACGCGTTAAGCCAGATTTTTTTCTCACATGGTTATGAATGATCATCAACATGAATCgaacaatataaaaattatagagGTCTAAGTTTAATCaagatttattttatacattCGGCTAAATGGTTCCTTTTAAAAAagattacaaaaatattaattaaacgtACATTTACATATAAGTTGGAACTTGTTAGACTGTTAAACTCGAGATTAAGTGTCTAGTAATAAACAAAGCACGAGGGGTGAGCTGGGACATGTCAGAGAACGGCAACTCCAAGTCCCCAACTATGCATCAAAGGATCAAAATCACGGTTTTCTTGTTCACGACACTTCACTTTTGTCCTACCACGATCatgaaaaagaaagatatataattaaataatataatcttGCCCTTAAATCGAGATTTTACTTCAACTAAGCATTATATAATTAGGTTGTGCAAGCGTGTGGACTTTTAAGACGAGTGTTTCGGTGTAGATCCACAAACATGATGAGGGCCTTACTTAACGCTAACAGAGTTGGATTTTCTAAAGCATGTGGCTTGATTTCTGGATTTAAATCAGCAACTGACTTGAAATAAAACGTGAAGAACCACACCGACTCTGTGATAGGATTTTTAGAGATATTTCTCGATTTGAGTGTTTAGATCGATAGAATCCATATATGCATATGATCACTCCACTGAGATTTATGGTCATGAATCCATTATATGGCGTGAAGATACCATTAGTTATCAATATACTATACGAAGACCGTCAGTTTAAATTTGCCTGGAAACATTTTAGGCAGTCCATCGTTTttactataaattttttaaatgaagTTCTATATTACCGTGTATTCTTGATTTGGCTTTTTAATTTGCATGTATTGAAtgattagtttttattttcagataaGACTTTGCTTTTCATAAATTAGAAGGGATATGTACGTACGGAAAGTATAACTTATAAGTCTCAATGGTTTCATTAATCTAAGGAatgctgacaaaaaaataatctaaggAACATTTAACGGTGTGCGGCAGTCTTTAGAGCAACATTAACGATTACAAACTCACCACAgtttctattattatttattgtttgtttttattatgcaattattcttttatttttcaaaagattgTCAGCCATTAGAAACTTCACACCTGtaactttagtatctttagagGTTCTAAAAACCTCTCAAATGAGAATCACCTTCTCTGTCTTTCCTtagcttttcatttttttcaatttgttaCTTGTTAGATACTTTTTTTAACACCGTTGGAGGTTcttttataagtttataacatgcagtaacaaacaaaaagaaagtttaaaataaaatgaaagcaCCGGGCCTGACCATGCATGACATATGCTGCGCAGCTGCGGTacggttttttttgtttgacaaaaGCTGCGGTAGGGGTTTTCTTTCGAAAAATCAAAATGatgttttacatattttttgctAATTATTCATATCATAGACAGAATTGTAGTTTACTGATTACATGACTTAAAAAGTTCAAGATCCTCCTTTTACATGAAATTAGCTGATTCAGATACTTATTATAGGTGCTTGGAGAAAATAATAGACGATATATAATCTAGATGTATATTCGCATCTTCCTCGCGTGATGTGCCGAGATTCCAATCCATCTGTCAAATGCAAGGTCACGTGAGATATTAATATACACGCATCGATGCATTGCGTGGTTGGCCGTCCTCAAAACCCATAGGAAATTTTTCCAGTAGTACATAACTTAATTTATGTATCGATGTATAGTAGAGAGTGTGTACATGCAATGATGCGTAAAAAGATGTACAAATCTGCAACGTATCGAAGTTAAAACATCGAATCCTGTAACAGGTTCAATTTCCGAATAGATGTGGAGATTCTTCCATGTGGTATAGCTAGTATATCAATACTACAAATCTATATATCTcgatataatttttagttttgtttgcaCTGAATACAGAAAAGATGATCCTGGTTCAGCTCATACCTCAATGTGCCTTTGAATAAATTTCAAGTTTGCACATATACAGTTTGATGTTATTCTTTTGAGGAATTCATTTAACTTACTGCCGAAAACGCCAAAGAGACAAACGGTGCAACTTTTAGTCTTTTACCATTATCATTTAGGAGCGACGACCCACTCCATTGAAAAAAattgagcttttttttttatgccaatttctttttttttatgccGAATACTTTTTTCTTAAGCTAAAAATCCTCAGAAATTTTTTGGCTGTAGGCAAGTGTTTACTCTGCATGTGCCGTAAGCCGGATTTTAGCTAGAAGAAAACCAAAATACATCGCCACTGTTAAATCCATATACGCaacaaaacttttattttccACTTCACGAAAAAAGGGTTGAAGACATATCATGCCACTTATCCTTGCAGACATTTCATACTGCAATGTTTTATTTACTTCTATAAATCAAGATAAAACTTATACATTAGCAACAATTGTTTTTGACCATGatttagtatatttatatacatatgtatgtatatatatttcaacacatgattttatatattttgtttgggcaaaacatttgattttatattttcaaacatCAAAATTAATCTGAACATAGTTTCCAACAATTTAATCcgtgaaaacaactaaaaatttgGGAAATGTGTTAGCGAATTAAGGTGGACCCAAAAATGATATGTTCTATTTGGGCTTCAGGCCCAACATGCAGATCTGTTCGGAGGCGGGAGCTTCCCATTTAACGGTCACTCCTCTCATCTCTTCAAACTCTTCCACACATCTCCTCGACTCCAAACCTCCGCCTCTTTTCCTCGCACGTGCGAGTTCTTCGCCGGCGACTCCATCAAATATCTTCTCCCAACCTTCCTCCCACTCTCCATGTGCGTCGCACAGCTTCAACGTCCCGTTCTCCCACTCCGTCCAGCTCCACTCTTTGTTAAGCTTTCCCATTACTTCCCCCACGCAAGAGCCACTGCACGCGACCGTGCACGGACGGCACTTGGCACCGTTCAATGGTCCGCGGCTAGATAGCGCAGCCACGGGAACTCCGTAGCTAGACGGAGGGAACTCGTAGGTTCGGTCTGTCATGATGCAGAAAGGGAGAGGTTTGGTTACGTAAGGAACACGGTGAGTTGAGAGCTGGGCCTTGAAGGCGGACTCGGAGTTGAGGCTAGTTAAACCGGCCGAGTCGAGGTCGGGGATGAGTGAGAGGCGAGAGAGAGCCACCGTTGAGGTGTTGAGATCGCCGACGCCAAAGCGGTCGTTGAGGCCACCGTAGGAGGAACCTGGTGGGACTAGGTACTGGCCCGGTTTGAAGTAGTCAGGGTCGAGTGTGTCAGACCAGTAGCCGTCGACACGGGTCCGGACTATCCAGTCGTATGTGAAGTTATTCTCGTTTTGGTACGCCTTTATCATCGTGATGCAACCTTCTACGAGATTGAAGTATTGTAATAAGCCCTATCATATATTGAGGCCAAGAAATAACACAGGTGAGAATATATTCTCAGGATAAAAAGATACAATCACAAGGCACACACTTGATCAGAAAAATACAATCACGAGGCACACACTTGATTAAATCTATAATTACTAGTACATATAATATCGGAAGAATGCAATCACGAGGTTgtccaaaacaaaaaacaaaacaatcacgAGTCACACATTTGATCAGACTAAGAGATGCAAAAAGCTAATATATGtagattaattattttcattttatatacatTGAGCAAGTATGTCACATAAAATAATCACTTTCCAAAATGTAATGCAAAATCAAGCAAATGTGAATAGATAATAGTATATGATTTATCACTAGGTAGTACAAAGTTTTTGACCAATGTACACAGTATACATGCTTGGAACCAAAACATACTAGAAGCCTTGGCATATACATTATCACGCCACTTCACCACGCATTTAaacatttcataaataattattaccataaaaaaaatatatacgtaTATTTTCCACGAAAATCAGAATACATTTTTCTCCACAAACCATAGTATACGTAAACTACATGATCTTAATTTACGGGGAAAGTGGGTCCACAAAAGGTTAAGAAGCGAATTTCAGTCTCGGACTAGTTAGACTACAAGTCTACAACTCTACAAGACTAGAAGTCTACCTAAACCTTGCGAGACGATAACAATTACCAAGAAATTGTAAACTGGATTTCAACCTTAATCTATAGTAACCTTAAGAGTAACTCTAATGGGGAGTTATCTCCTTGGAGctctcaaaatatttataaagacatacatatatattttgaaaacccCAAGAAGAAAACTCCTCACTGAATTTGCTCTAGTCCAAAAACCTCATTGTCCATGATCTTGCTCTAGGAGAAAGATCATGATAGAGttctaaaattatatcttttcaGAACCTCCTTGTCCATTTGGCAAACTATGATTAGATTATTTTTACTTAAGACAATTCAAAACTAATCagttatttttatcaattaaaataataataatttttttaagaaccttCAAATGAGAAACTTACCAATGAATTTACTCTAAATGAACTTCATCTCatcctctctcttctctttccattatttttattaaatttattgtaAAATAATCATGTGAAAGCTTCAATTGGAGATGATCTTACATCCAATAATTCTATAGCCATTTGAAATGACATTTATAAAACGCCATTTTGTTAGACAAGaaccaagaaaaaaacaaagtagTTGGTGAGATTGTTACAACACCAAATATCAAACAAAACTAAACCCATCATAAAAAAACATTCATAGACATGACTACATGAGTAACGTAGGTACCAAGAAACGGTTACACCAAACCTAACCCTCTCCAACTAAACGGACCCCTCTATTGACTAGTTTCTTatccttttattttgtttttttccccGAAATGTTACTTGTGATGTAATAAACCATGCATTCAATTTAAAGTCGAGCAAATTTTTCTAAAAAGGTAAGAAAATTATAACTTACCTTAATGCCATTAGGCGAATTCATGGGTGTGAGGACTCGAACCATCGGTTCAGTCTCGTTGATCGGCGTAGGCTCAAAGATACGAACCCATGCGAGCCTTGGCGAGTCTTTGAGCAACCGTAGCTTGAAAGAGTTGTGATCGAGAGGACTATTGAGAAACAAATCAGCATTAGGATAAACTTTTAGGATCCTCTCAATAATCGACGGTCCGGTTAACTCGAACCGCCTTGCTCCACCAACTAAACACACCGCAATCTTCGACTTCATCAACTCCTCCTTCTTCCCCCGCCGTGAGTTTTCATCCTCCTCCGTTGGATTAACGTCGCGAGGGTCGGAACCGGTGTTCTCGGTGGTGGCGGTTAGGGTATGAGTGTAGATTAGGTTACGGAGAGGTGCGAGAGTGGGAGGAGGATCAAGATTGAGTGTAGATAGAGAGAGCAAGAGGAGGAGGGAGAGAAACGGGATTGCGAGGACGAGGAGAAGACGGCGATCAACGTCGGAGATTCTCCTGGCGACGTACATGACGACGGATCTTCGCCGTAAAATACCGTCGGTTCTTTAAACACACGTAACGTTCGCGGAGagagatttatatttttgaagatAAACTTGGAACTGATTCTGAGAGGCGTTGGTTCGTTGGAGTGGAAGGTGAAATCAACTTTCAGCGTGGGTTTGGTTTTGCTtacttctttatttatttatttatttcttaagTTTTATATCTATATACTCATATAAATGTGATAATTAATAAACTTTATACGTATTGACTACGTTACATAGGAAATGAAatcgttttatttatttattttcaagtttttcaTGAGTTGcttaataaatgttttaaatgcTTAATTTTATCACAACTCtctttgacccaaaaaaaactgTCTTCCTAAACACTTAAAATCGTTTGATTAAATTTCAAAGCTCCTCACCAAACGTTTTACAAGAATGTGTAGTGTGACTGTTAATCGTTAACTAAAGGGTCTGTTGCCATATACTAATGAAGAATTAATCTTAAAACATGTTACAAGAAACGTATTATTGTTATGAATATTATGGTGATGCCATTATGGCAAGTCTTAAATATATTTGTTCTCCAAGCTTTACTTGTTCTCCAAGTGGCTTTGTCCACAAGCTATTGTAATCCTATATAAAGGACTCATTACTCATGGAATAAGATACACcaattcctctcttctcttgtcttctcttctttattcaaaacacgttatcagcacgaaaCTCTAGCAAGCTAATAGGTATAGATTTTATTTTACAGTTTTAGTTTATTTCTATTCCTTCTTCAAACCATGTTTATTATCAATTCATGGTTTGTAAAAATGGATTCATACAGAGTATGAGCTTAGGAGCTTTAGTCGACAATATTGATCTACCCTTGTTTCAAGGAAAGAAAATCGTTTGATTTAAAAGAGATCTTGTCGATGTTTATAAGCTAATGCTCAATATGATTATAGCCTACACTCGCAcgtattttatttatgtattatcATATGTGATGCTTATATTATGTTATGTCATCACGCTAgcatatatgtttatattgttCATATTGCTTTCACTCGTTAGAATACAtctgtcacatcttttataggCATGTACACGGCTTCATATAATTATTACAGTTGCATATAGGATTATGACTTTCATAAATTAATTAAGCTGTGAAACTGTCTTGCCCTTAATTCTATTGGTAGCATTCGTTCTtgtgtataaattaatattccaTAGTTTTAACTTTACGGCTGCGTACCAtacttttattaatattttatggcTGCATCCCatgtttttctaaaatatgtCACACATCTGATTTTACTTTAGCATATCTGGCTTGAATCGATTAACACGACACACGAATATATTTTGAACATTAACACATGTAGATTGTTAACGAATTATTAGGAAGACGTGTAGGTTGTTAGTCTCATGGAATCTTAAATCAATATTTCTTTATATGATGTGTGAGAAACGTTAATGCATTGATCATAGAATATTGATATTGCCTTATAAGTTGTTTATATTAATCTATATGCATATTGTTATTTACGGATgcatataatttaatgtaaaaGCATAGTAATTGATGTTCCTAAAGCATATAATTTACGGCTGCATATAGACTTAGTTTTACAGCTGTGCATTGTTCAATGCTTAAAGATTATATGGTTGACCTTCGAAAATTTTGATAAGAATGATTAGTAATTCAATTGTTCGTTGGTTTATATTATGACTTTTGAGAAACATTTATGCATTgaacataaaatattgatattgcCTTATACATTTTGTACgcaaatatatgaatatatagcttatttactttttaaaagatCTATACGTTTTGGAAAACAATCCAAAGAAAGGTATAATCCCAAAAGTGATTACCTAATTGTGTATCTTGCAACTAAAGATTACCAGACCTGAAGTCTGTAAATAAATCTCAACTATGTTGGATGTTGagtttaaaagtaaaatttctcGAAGAAGTTTTTAATGATgcatatattatataagtaatgtTGTCCAGCAGACAAACGATTGAGAAAAAAAAGGGAGGtttataactatattttatttctttgagACTGAGAAAAATAATGAGCTTTTAAAATTAGATGTTAAATCATGTCTAGTTGATTATAATCATTCTCCTGAAGAGAATATGACATTTTATATTGAGAAAGAAAATCAACACAAATAGTATTGTTCAAGAAAATGAACATAAAAGTGGTTGTAGACGTGAATGTGGATATAAATAAGGTCAAGATccaaagagtttttttttttttagaactcATACTCTCACTTGAAGTTGAGAAATAAAGATGGTAATAAATAAATACCCAAGAGTTTCTATTTAAAACTCATTCTCTCACTTGAAGTTGAAGTTGAGAAAATAAAGATGATAAGAGATATGATTCAATCACCCAAATATGAGAGAAAATTATTGTGAGTACAATACATGGTAGTAAAACCTTATAGAATGTTCAGGAAGAAGATATATATGATGCTCCAGAAGAGTACATAATATTACTGCACATAAGAATGCAATTTAAAATCCTTATTGCGTCATATTCTTATAAGTCTAAGAAGTTAAAAGGATTTGAGAAAGAATACATGACCCATCTAGGGTATGTTGTTGATTCAAAATGAGACTCATTCGAGATTGATAAACATGTAGTTTTATCATCTCGAGGAGAAGAGTTAATGAATCTCACATTTAATGATAAGTCAAACATCCAAAAGATTATGTTTGCACTAAACTAAGATTGATGAATCATTCTCAAAGGGAATCTGTGGGATTTTGACACTTATGTTGAGACAATAAGCAAAAGAAAtgctatatatatttcaattcAGAAATATTTCTCAAGACAGTATAAGTATTTTAGAGAAAGTATATACAGCCTCTTATAGATTATACTACACAAAGATTTAGTGTAATGGAGATAAATACAGAGTATACCAGAAGTTTATAAAATACTTGGCATGAATCAGTTAGACCATTTTGGTTCAGTAGTGATGTGAAAAGATACATAAAGATTTATGAATATTCATTGAAGAACCAGAAGATTCTTATGAATGATTTCACATATATTTCTTTCTCATAAGATAAAATGAAAATACGGTTTTCACCAGCCAAATAAAATTATTGGCATAATGGAGATGTTGGTGGACTGATCACCCACTATGCATCTTTATGATATTGGTGAATTCACGTCTTAAAGTCTTTGACGACTATAGAAAAATCACTAGGATAAGTGATAAACATTTTGAGCAACACTAATTCGCATCAAGCCAACAAGTAATTAATGGTTCTCCCCGTCATTGGTAGTGGGTCAGAAACCAACCATTTTCAATCTAAGAATGTTGGATGTGTGATATACATTCCAATTGCTCCACCACAGAGCTTTAAGTAAGATGTGTTTTCAAATGAAGTTGGAATACATGTTGGATATAAATCTCCATTGATTCTTAAGAATCTAGAGCCATCCCCGAAGGATATAAGTAAGACTCGATTTGAATGCCAAAGTTGAATTAGTATTTCCAACATAAGAGGGAGAAAATAAACAGCTCGAAAAGAATATAAGTTCGAATGAATTATCATTGATCCTCAGACTAAAGATAAGTCCAAAAGATAATTCAATTATATAGCTTAGTAAATCAGTTGTCAGACACATTTACTGACCCAAATAAATATAGTGATCAAATCACATATACCAGCTGTAAATGCTCCAAATAAGAATTGATGTTCCAGAAGAACAATATCAAACTGCCAGTTACACCTGAAGCGTAGTAAACATATTGGTtccaaagattaaaaaaaaaaaaaaaaatcctcgtAAATGAAAGGAGCATAAAGTAATGGTCAAGAGGAATAAGAGTTTGTGAATGATCTCCAGAAGAGACATTAAACATGACTGAAAGAATTCAGGTACCTGAGACAATGAAAAGATCTCAATAAGTGATGTCATGTATGAAATAAAATGGAACTGATAAGCAAATCGACGTCAATGATATTTATGCCAAAAAAAATGGCAGTTGATATGATGAATGAGAAAGAGGATCATGAAAGAAAGTCTATTGAAAAGTGTACACAAATAAATGATTGGCCAAGTCAGAAAGAAACAATAGACAAAATACAAACTCTTGTGAAAGAGACAAGTATTTGGACCAGTAGTCCATACACTAGAAAGTGTAAAACAAGTGGGAAATGATTTGTTGCTCATTGAAAGATCAATATGGAATTGATTGTGAAGAGACATAGTCTCATGTGGTAGATGCAACTACTTTCAAGTTTCTTATTATTCTAAAAATAAATGAAGAATTTGAATTATACGACCCACTGGAAACTGGTAATCCCTAAGAGATAAAAtccctaaaatatataatcccTGAAGGATTGTTTATATCAAAGTCATGTTCCCGGGAACTCTAGCTATTCGATCGAAATATGTTTTATGGGatatatgaaatatttgaagtaaATCAATACATCTTTATATTTGTCAAGTGATTATAGATCAATAGAATCATTGATTTGAATATCAATAAAACTCCTGAAGAGTTATAGAAAATTGTATTTTGGAAGAAAGCTCTTGACAAGACAAATATTGTCTTTATGTATTCCAAATTGGAGATCTAAAATTAGATGTTATCATAAAGATCCGTGAAGGATTTTATTTAAGATGCTCATATATGTTTGGTCTTGAAGTACCATATTTAAAGTGTTATTGAGCAAATTACTAATCTTTTTCATAACCAAAAGATGTAATTTCATATGACAAGAAAGAAAGTCATAATAGTTACGAATGAGTTATTCGTATGTACGAAACGAATGTCTAGACGATTGTATGTAAGAAGTTTGGTTTGAAGTCCAAATAGACTAAGAAAATATTGTCTATATCAAATAAGAATTGTGGACCAGAAATCTATAGACCTTGAATACTCTAA belongs to Brassica rapa cultivar Chiifu-401-42 chromosome A07, CAAS_Brap_v3.01, whole genome shotgun sequence and includes:
- the LOC103832073 gene encoding uncharacterized protein LOC103832073; the protein is MVGVFRRSLSFPNKPTVRPPPPSKPRVSHHTRSISLPCRSHPLISHINHEISQIKSWSSSFDRRTTAWLTDGLSLLRDVQETLSDILHLPQSQESLRNRPVFFENLLEDLLRFVDAYGIFRTSVLSLREHQSAAQVALRRKDDVKISSYVKSRRALARDIAKLTSSIREPKTKYNRCHVDVLNGSYGEAELASVIGDVIEVTVLVSVALFNGVYLSIRSSKTTTFVGFLKRSEKRDKNCEGIEELKQVEEKSLVGLSKKKNEEVKILTKKMMELENSIVEIECGSEKVFRGLISTRVSLLNALTH
- the LOC103832074 gene encoding uncharacterized protein LOC103832074; translated protein: MYVARRISDVDRRLLLVLAIPFLSLLLLLSLSTLNLDPPPTLAPLRNLIYTHTLTATTENTGSDPRDVNPTEEDENSRRGKKEELMKSKIAVCLVGGARRFELTGPSIIERILKVYPNADLFLNSPLDHNSFKLRLLKDSPRLAWVRIFEPTPINETEPMVRVLTPMNSPNGIKGLLQYFNLVEGCITMIKAYQNENNFTYDWIVRTRVDGYWSDTLDPDYFKPGQYLVPPGSSYGGLNDRFGVGDLNTSTVALSRLSLIPDLDSAGLTSLNSESAFKAQLSTHRVPYVTKPLPFCIMTDRTYEFPPSSYGVPVAALSSRGPLNGAKCRPCTVACSGSCVGEVMGKLNKEWSWTEWENGTLKLCDAHGEWEEGWEKIFDGVAGEELARARKRGGGLESRRCVEEFEEMRGVTVKWEAPASEQICMLGLKPK